Proteins found in one Homalodisca vitripennis isolate AUS2020 chromosome 4, UT_GWSS_2.1, whole genome shotgun sequence genomic segment:
- the LOC124360749 gene encoding chitinase-like protein Idgf4, protein MRTDSKLLSLGVLPHVNATAYYDVRNLAPQVDFVNLWTFDFRTPKRSKVQADYSAPLYYMYDRNPQQNADAHVTWWISNGCDPSKLNLGIPTFGRSWELTTESPISGVPPLLADGAGDEGTYSKIKGTLAYYETCTRVVSPTNARAPSTLLRRVTDPTKRLGTYAYRLPQKDKDEEEGFWLSYEEPETAAYKAAYAKAKGLGGVVLVDLSLDDARGACDGTKFPILRSAKMNL, encoded by the exons ATGCGAACTGATAGCAAGCTTCTTTCTCTAGGAGTATTGCCCCATGTCAATGCTACag CTTACTATGATGTCCGTAACCTGGCACCCCAAGTGGACTTTGTAAACCTTTGGACTTTTGACTTCCGCACTCCCAAACGCAGCAAGGTTCAGGCCGACTACTCTGCCCCACTGTACTACATGTATGACCGCAATCCCCAGCAAAATGCTGACGCCCATGTCACGTGGTGGATTTCTAATGGATGCGATC CATCCAAGCTGAACTTGGGTATCCCGACGTTTGGACGCTCTTGGGAGTTGACTACTGAGAGCCCAATCTCAGGAGTGCCCCCACTGCTAGCTGACGGAGCCGGAGATGAAGGCACATACTCCAAGATTAAGGGTACCCTCGCATACTATGAGACTTGCACTCGCGTTGTGAGCCCCACCAACGCCCGAGCCCCCTCCACCCTCCTGCGCAGAGTTACCGATCCCACAAAGCGTCTTGGTACATACGCCTACCGCCTGCCCCAGAAGGACAAG GATGAGGAGGAAGGATTCTGGTTGTCGTACGAGGAGCCTGAGACAGCTGCGTACAAGGCAGCCTACGCTAAGGCCAAGGGGCTCGGTGGTGTCGTGTTGGTCGACCTGTCTTTGGACGACGCTCGCGGTGCCTGTGATGGAACCAAATTCCCCATCCTGCGCAGTGCCAAGATGAACTTGtaa